From Streptomyces sp. 6-11-2, one genomic window encodes:
- a CDS encoding 3-deoxy-D-manno-octulosonic acid transferase — protein MTDVVHSDELLRRIQRARACAVQEERRWQDRRDILGASDPDASREAAVRVLTYEAVLRVLDEILAPGRHTERD, from the coding sequence ATGACCGATGTGGTGCACTCGGACGAACTGCTGCGGCGCATCCAGCGTGCGAGGGCGTGCGCGGTGCAGGAGGAGCGCCGGTGGCAGGACCGCCGCGACATCCTCGGGGCGAGCGATCCGGACGCCTCGCGCGAGGCGGCCGTACGCGTCCTGACCTACGAGGCCGTCCTGCGGGTGCTGGACGAGATCCTGGCTCCGGGCCGGCACACCGAGCGGGACTGA
- a CDS encoding cyclic nucleotide-binding domain-containing protein, which yields MTKAIKLLTALPQKQRERLMEVAREVSFPEDTRIFEAGGTADRFWVIRSGAVHLDQQVTPTRKVTVASLGAGDLLGWSWLFPPYQWDFGAEAYSQVRAYEFDASAVLALSVEDPLLGLSLVRTVAEILAHRLELTRGKLLEQYTIPRRSH from the coding sequence ATGACCAAAGCGATAAAACTGCTGACCGCCCTCCCCCAGAAACAACGCGAGCGCCTGATGGAGGTCGCGCGGGAGGTCTCCTTCCCCGAGGACACGAGGATCTTCGAGGCGGGGGGCACGGCCGACCGCTTCTGGGTCATCCGCTCCGGCGCCGTGCACCTGGACCAGCAGGTGACGCCCACCCGCAAGGTGACGGTGGCGTCCCTCGGCGCGGGCGACCTGCTCGGCTGGTCCTGGCTGTTCCCGCCGTACCAGTGGGACTTCGGGGCGGAGGCGTACAGCCAGGTCCGCGCCTACGAGTTCGACGCCTCGGCGGTGCTGGCACTGTCCGTGGAGGATCCGCTGCTCGGCCTGTCGCTGGTGCGGACCGTCGCCGAGATCCTCGCCCACCGGCTGGAGCTGACCCGGGGCAAGCTCCTGGAGCAGTACACCATCCCCCGGCGCTCCCACTGA
- a CDS encoding MFS transporter codes for MDTSESTDSSTPPHGDAPDPPGAGRRGWRRWAMDTRPLRRPAFRRLWSSTIVTAVGSQLTAVAVPKQIYDITGSSAWVGYASLAGLVPMVVFALWGGAVADTMDRRKLLLITNSGVAVTSVLFWLQAVARFDSVVVLMVLLAVQQAFFGLNSPARNASIARLVPAEELPAANALGSTVMQTGLVAGPLLAGALIPVIGLPELYLIDAVALCVTVWAVLRLPALPPLAGSAVRRAGVREIADGFRYISGHKVLLLSFLADSIAMVFGMPRALFPQLAAETYAPYGEGLALGLLFAAIPVGAVVGGLFSGTFSRARRHGWMVIGAVTAWGAAVTGFGLSRSLWFAVVFLAAAGVADMVSMVFRGAILLSAATDEMRGRMQGVFTVVVAGGPRLADVLHGTAGSAFGPRAAVAGGGLLVVALMLGLAAAVPALRRYRI; via the coding sequence GTGGACACCAGCGAGAGCACCGACAGCAGCACGCCACCGCACGGTGACGCCCCGGACCCGCCCGGAGCCGGCCGGCGTGGCTGGCGCCGCTGGGCCATGGACACCCGGCCGCTGCGCCGCCCCGCCTTCCGCCGGCTGTGGTCCTCGACCATCGTCACCGCGGTCGGCAGCCAGCTCACCGCCGTCGCCGTGCCCAAGCAGATCTACGACATCACCGGCTCCTCGGCCTGGGTCGGCTACGCCAGCCTCGCCGGCCTGGTCCCGATGGTGGTGTTCGCGCTGTGGGGCGGCGCGGTCGCCGACACGATGGACCGCCGCAAACTGCTGCTGATCACCAACAGCGGTGTCGCCGTCACCTCGGTGCTGTTCTGGTTGCAGGCCGTGGCCCGGTTCGACTCGGTCGTGGTGCTGATGGTGCTGCTCGCCGTGCAGCAGGCCTTCTTCGGGCTGAACTCCCCGGCCCGCAACGCCTCCATCGCCCGGCTGGTCCCGGCCGAGGAACTGCCCGCCGCCAACGCCCTGGGGTCGACCGTCATGCAGACCGGTCTGGTGGCCGGACCGCTGCTGGCCGGCGCGCTCATCCCCGTCATCGGGCTGCCCGAGCTGTACCTCATCGACGCCGTGGCCCTGTGCGTCACCGTGTGGGCGGTGCTGCGTCTGCCCGCGCTGCCGCCCCTGGCCGGGTCCGCCGTACGGCGTGCGGGGGTGCGGGAGATAGCCGACGGGTTCCGCTACATCTCCGGGCACAAGGTGCTGCTGCTGTCGTTCCTCGCCGACAGCATCGCCATGGTCTTCGGGATGCCCCGCGCCCTGTTCCCGCAGCTCGCCGCCGAGACGTACGCCCCCTACGGCGAGGGACTCGCGCTCGGCCTGCTGTTCGCGGCCATCCCGGTCGGCGCGGTGGTCGGCGGGCTGTTCTCCGGCACCTTCTCCCGGGCGCGCCGGCACGGCTGGATGGTGATCGGCGCGGTCACCGCCTGGGGGGCGGCCGTCACCGGGTTCGGGCTGAGCCGCAGCCTGTGGTTCGCGGTGGTGTTCCTGGCGGCCGCCGGAGTCGCCGACATGGTCTCCATGGTGTTCCGCGGCGCCATCCTGCTGTCCGCCGCCACCGACGAGATGCGCGGCCGTATGCAGGGCGTCTTCACCGTCGTCGTCGCGGGCGGTCCGCGCCTGGCGGACGTCCTGCACGGCACGGCCGGCTCGGCCTTCGGCCCGCGCGCGGCGGTGGCCGGCGGCGGCCTGCTGGTGGTCGCCCTGATGCTGGGCCTGGCGGCGGCCGTCCCGGCGCTGCGCCGCTACCGGATCTGA
- a CDS encoding FUSC family protein, with product MRDRFTASDPGLLRLAAGSRTAGSIALTLAVLGVLRVPVTLLVAGAIASMAATFAIREKQRSQQAVTLALGLPVALASVSLGAVLNPLVVAGDVVFVVLIFCAVYSRRFGDRGNALGLIGFQLYFMSLFVGATASALPGLYVVIAVAFASSALVRFVIVYETPAGVLQRLREAFRVRLAQLVTAQLELLDAGPDEVEKVLEAVREGTARLHETAMMIQSRLAEGTSDEAVARLVQRRIADAEIAAERLGLLLLNARSAERTNTLTLHLPGASVPSSGRLPVRDEATETLRRDLRALAMLVLRPVGEGGGTALAHVRNRLLGYREEENLPPASPAVQDVFRGIGETARAVLGLRIALDGPQDESDDAPATVRSREELDAENAAIEGVEEAEREEQVPTGWRRPTTRAAVQVAVGSSLAIVGGEFLSSQRWYWAVLTCWIVFINTSSTGEILVKGYRRLVGTVLGVVAGIVLAGLVGPHTWTALALVLLFIFAMFYTAPLSYTLMSFFVTAALGLLYTLLHRYSAAVLVLRVEETALGAACGIIAAALVLPVHTDRRTNELLGKALERLTDVTTAAVEQLSGGPAVDLLDRARELDQALGDLRAATQPLTHPITPLRARRNTVQYVVALLETCAYHARSLAATAELLPTHPSIAADPRLRRTCARITRNIETIRAHVADEPTSAEVERGPSIASLLEAGGTPGVPRYGRITDRVLRHLQRLDEAVVGLARPLDVPVSKPAP from the coding sequence CTGCGTGATCGCTTCACGGCGTCCGATCCCGGCCTGCTGCGGCTGGCCGCCGGATCGCGGACGGCGGGCTCGATCGCGCTGACGCTGGCCGTACTGGGCGTGCTGCGCGTGCCCGTGACACTCCTGGTGGCCGGGGCGATCGCGTCGATGGCGGCCACCTTCGCCATCCGGGAGAAGCAGCGCTCGCAGCAGGCGGTCACGCTCGCCCTCGGCCTTCCGGTGGCGCTGGCGTCCGTCTCGCTCGGCGCGGTGCTCAACCCGCTCGTGGTGGCCGGGGACGTCGTCTTCGTCGTCCTGATCTTCTGCGCGGTCTACAGCCGCCGGTTCGGCGACCGGGGCAACGCGCTCGGCCTGATCGGCTTCCAGCTCTACTTCATGTCCCTGTTCGTCGGCGCCACCGCGTCGGCGCTGCCCGGGCTCTACGTCGTCATCGCGGTCGCGTTCGCCTCCAGCGCCCTCGTCCGGTTCGTGATCGTGTACGAGACGCCGGCGGGCGTCCTGCAACGCCTGCGCGAGGCGTTCCGGGTGCGTCTGGCGCAGCTGGTGACCGCCCAGCTGGAGCTGCTGGACGCCGGTCCGGACGAGGTGGAGAAGGTCCTGGAGGCGGTGCGGGAGGGCACGGCCCGGCTGCACGAGACGGCGATGATGATCCAGTCCCGGCTGGCGGAGGGCACCTCCGACGAGGCCGTGGCGCGGCTGGTGCAGCGGCGGATCGCGGACGCCGAGATCGCCGCCGAGCGACTGGGGCTGCTCCTGCTGAACGCCCGCAGCGCCGAGCGGACCAACACACTCACCCTCCACCTGCCCGGCGCGTCCGTCCCGTCCAGCGGCCGGCTGCCGGTGCGGGACGAGGCGACCGAGACACTGCGCCGCGATCTGCGGGCGCTGGCAATGCTGGTGCTGCGGCCCGTCGGGGAGGGCGGTGGGACGGCGCTGGCCCACGTGCGCAACCGGCTCCTCGGCTACCGCGAGGAGGAGAACCTGCCGCCCGCCTCGCCCGCCGTGCAGGACGTCTTCCGCGGGATCGGCGAGACCGCGCGGGCCGTGTTGGGGCTGCGGATCGCGCTGGACGGCCCGCAGGACGAGTCCGACGACGCGCCCGCGACGGTCCGCTCCCGGGAGGAGCTGGACGCGGAGAACGCCGCCATCGAGGGCGTCGAGGAGGCCGAGCGGGAGGAGCAGGTCCCGACCGGGTGGCGGCGGCCCACCACGCGGGCGGCCGTGCAGGTCGCGGTGGGCTCGTCGCTGGCCATCGTCGGCGGCGAGTTCCTTTCCAGCCAGCGCTGGTACTGGGCGGTGCTGACCTGCTGGATCGTCTTCATCAACACGTCGTCCACGGGCGAGATCCTGGTCAAGGGATACCGCCGTCTGGTGGGCACGGTGCTCGGCGTCGTGGCCGGCATCGTGCTGGCGGGGCTGGTCGGGCCGCACACGTGGACGGCGCTGGCTCTGGTGCTGCTGTTCATTTTCGCGATGTTCTACACGGCCCCGCTGTCGTACACGCTGATGTCCTTCTTCGTCACCGCGGCGCTGGGACTGCTGTACACGCTGCTGCACAGGTACAGCGCGGCGGTGCTCGTGCTGCGTGTGGAGGAGACGGCGCTGGGGGCGGCCTGCGGGATCATCGCGGCCGCGCTGGTGCTGCCGGTGCACACCGACCGCCGTACGAACGAGCTGCTCGGCAAGGCGCTGGAGCGGCTGACGGACGTCACGACCGCCGCGGTCGAGCAGCTCAGCGGCGGCCCGGCGGTCGATCTGCTCGACCGAGCGCGCGAACTGGACCAGGCGCTGGGCGATCTGCGGGCGGCCACGCAGCCGCTGACGCATCCGATCACGCCCCTGCGGGCGCGGCGGAACACCGTCCAGTACGTCGTGGCGCTGCTGGAGACCTGTGCCTATCACGCGCGGTCGCTGGCGGCGACCGCCGAGCTGCTGCCCACCCATCCGTCGATAGCCGCGGATCCCCGGCTGCGTCGGACCTGTGCCCGGATCACCCGCAACATCGAGACGATCCGCGCGCACGTGGCCGACGAGCCCACCTCCGCCGAGGTCGAGCGGGGTCCGAGCATCGCCTCGCTGCTGGAGGCGGGCGGGACGCCCGGCGTCCCGCGGTACGGACGCATCACCGACCGGGTGCTGCGGCATCTCCAGCGCCTGGACGAGGCGGTGGTCGGCCTCGCCCGCCCGCTGGACGTCCCGGTGTCGAAACCGGCGCCGTGA
- a CDS encoding DUF488 domain-containing protein: MSVRVRRIYDPPEPDDGVRVLVDRLWPRGVSKEDVHIDEWPKAMTPSTELRRWYHAGEGSYEEFQRRYEAELAEPEAAELLDHIRKLARRGPVTLLTASKAPEQSHASVVAGLLKSK; this comes from the coding sequence GTGAGCGTCCGCGTGCGTCGCATCTACGATCCGCCCGAGCCCGACGACGGCGTGCGGGTCCTGGTCGACCGGCTCTGGCCGCGCGGTGTCTCCAAGGAGGACGTGCACATCGACGAGTGGCCGAAGGCCATGACGCCGTCCACCGAGCTGCGCCGCTGGTACCACGCCGGCGAAGGGTCCTACGAGGAGTTCCAGCGCCGTTACGAGGCCGAGCTGGCCGAGCCGGAGGCGGCCGAACTGCTCGACCACATCCGCAAGTTGGCCCGCCGGGGCCCGGTGACCCTGCTGACCGCCTCCAAGGCGCCGGAGCAGAGCCACGCCTCGGTGGTGGCCGGACTGCTGAAGAGTAAGTGA
- a CDS encoding RNA polymerase sigma factor SigF, giving the protein MLIDISTSRPDASADQAAPARRPHDDAPDTAALFQRLAAAEDGPEREAVRDELVGAWLPMAHRIAGRFRDRGESIEDLRQVAALGLVKAIDRFDPDRGAFESYAVPTITGEVKRHFRDRMWALRVPRRVQELRNKVRVARRELTQNPGSPEPSVASIAAHAGLTEEEVNAGMEAIDSFSTLSLDAELSAGGDGYSLADSLGASDSSYDTVVDRESAKEGLRRLPERERAILYMRFFEDMTQSRIADRLGISQMHVSRLISRSCARVRDEVLSERANRSGDGPGPATEPTT; this is encoded by the coding sequence ATGCTCATCGACATTTCGACAAGCCGCCCCGACGCTTCCGCGGACCAGGCGGCTCCCGCCCGCCGGCCGCACGACGACGCCCCCGACACCGCCGCCCTCTTCCAACGCCTCGCCGCCGCGGAGGACGGCCCGGAACGGGAGGCCGTGCGCGACGAACTCGTCGGTGCGTGGCTGCCCATGGCCCACCGCATCGCCGGCCGCTTCCGCGACCGCGGCGAGTCCATCGAGGACCTGCGGCAGGTGGCGGCACTCGGGCTGGTCAAGGCGATCGACCGGTTCGACCCGGATCGCGGCGCCTTCGAGAGCTACGCCGTGCCGACCATCACCGGAGAGGTCAAGCGGCACTTCCGGGACCGGATGTGGGCGCTTCGGGTGCCCCGCCGCGTCCAGGAACTGCGCAACAAGGTACGGGTCGCGCGCCGCGAACTCACCCAGAACCCCGGCAGCCCCGAACCCTCGGTCGCGTCGATCGCCGCGCACGCCGGGCTGACGGAGGAGGAGGTCAACGCGGGGATGGAGGCGATCGACAGCTTCAGCACCCTGTCCCTGGACGCCGAACTGTCGGCCGGCGGCGACGGCTACAGCCTCGCCGACAGCCTCGGCGCGTCGGACTCCTCCTACGACACCGTCGTCGACCGGGAGTCGGCCAAGGAAGGACTGCGCCGGCTGCCCGAACGCGAACGCGCCATCCTCTACATGCGCTTTTTTGAGGACATGACACAGAGCCGTATCGCGGACCGGCTCGGCATCTCCCAGATGCACGTCTCCCGGCTCATCAGCCGCAGCTGCGCGCGCGTGCGCGACGAGGTGCTGTCGGAACGGGCGAACCGCTCCGGCGACGGACCGGGACCGGCGACGGAACCCACGACGTGA
- a CDS encoding TetR/AcrR family transcriptional regulator yields MPKPVVPEEKRRRRRPTRSGTVLSETLIVDTALRLLREHGSTGLTARRLGLALDCDPSTLYRYFRGMDDLTLAIGDALIGRALAGWEPTGRWRADLREVGLRIHSAYVAHPQAAVVTANRVSGRANELAADEAVLGVLRRAGFPLPDTVRIYHAFVDQTLAFAALDAASLALPSDALRADEEMWHSTYARLPATTHPRIAEAAPLLATRMVTSAYPTALDMLLDSAAARLARVRGSGPDPGGPRARPVLRH; encoded by the coding sequence ATGCCCAAACCGGTGGTCCCCGAGGAGAAGCGACGGCGGCGCCGCCCCACCCGGAGCGGCACCGTGCTGTCCGAGACACTCATCGTCGACACCGCCCTGCGCCTGCTGCGGGAGCACGGCAGCACGGGGCTGACCGCCCGCCGCCTCGGCCTGGCGCTCGACTGCGACCCGAGCACCCTCTACCGCTACTTCCGCGGCATGGACGACCTCACCCTGGCGATCGGCGACGCGCTCATCGGGCGGGCACTGGCCGGCTGGGAGCCGACCGGGCGGTGGCGGGCCGACCTGCGCGAGGTGGGCCTGCGCATCCACTCCGCGTACGTCGCGCATCCGCAGGCCGCGGTGGTGACCGCCAACCGCGTCTCCGGCCGGGCCAACGAACTGGCCGCCGACGAGGCTGTTCTGGGCGTGCTGCGGCGGGCCGGCTTCCCGCTGCCCGACACGGTGCGGATCTACCACGCCTTCGTCGACCAGACCCTCGCCTTCGCCGCGCTCGACGCCGCCTCCCTCGCCCTGCCGAGCGACGCGCTGCGCGCCGACGAGGAGATGTGGCACTCGACCTACGCCCGGCTGCCCGCCACCACGCATCCGCGCATCGCCGAGGCGGCGCCCCTGCTCGCCACCCGCATGGTCACCAGCGCCTACCCGACCGCCCTGGACATGCTGCTCGACAGCGCGGCGGCCCGGTTGGCTCGCGTACGCGGCAGCGGTCCGGATCCGGGCGGTCCCCGGGCCCGGCCGGTGCTGCGACACTGA
- a CDS encoding FAD-binding dehydrogenase, which produces MDADVIVVGAGLAGLVAAHELTSRGRRVALVDQENAANLGGQAYWSFGGLFLVDTPQQRRLGVKDSFELAWNDWQGSARFDRLDDEDSWAVRWARAYVEFAAGEKRSWLEGHGITLLPTVGWAERGDLRADGHGNSVPRFHIAWGTGTGVVEPFAAYALQAAREGLLTFHHRHRVDELVVQDGAARGVRGAVLAEDDSPRGVASNREETGAFELTAQAVVLTTGGIGAGHDLVRRYWPERLGTPPSRMVTGVPAYVDGRMLDISAEAGVRLVNRDRMWHYTEGLRNWNPIWPGHGIRILPGPSSVWLDALGRRLPDPCLPGYDTLSTLKHLRTTEDIAGYDHSWFVLTRRIVEKEFALSGSEQNPDITAKDRKAVLRDRLLGKGAPGPVRDFLRHGEDFLIADTLEQLVEKMNQSTDKPLLDAAEVRRRIEARDLQIANPYSKDTQIQGIHNARRYIGDRLGRVAAPHRVLDPAAGPLIAVKLHILTRKTLGGIQTDLDSRALGSDGQVIDGLYAAGEVAGFGGGGVHGYNALEGTFLGGCLFSGRAAGRAAARQTA; this is translated from the coding sequence ATGGACGCCGACGTCATCGTCGTCGGAGCGGGCCTCGCGGGCCTGGTCGCCGCGCACGAACTGACCAGCCGGGGCCGCAGGGTCGCGCTCGTCGACCAGGAGAACGCCGCCAACCTCGGCGGGCAGGCGTACTGGTCCTTCGGCGGGCTGTTCCTCGTCGACACCCCGCAGCAGCGCAGGCTCGGCGTCAAGGACTCCTTCGAGCTGGCCTGGAACGACTGGCAGGGCAGCGCGCGGTTCGACCGGCTGGACGACGAGGACTCCTGGGCGGTGCGCTGGGCGCGCGCCTACGTCGAGTTCGCGGCGGGGGAGAAGCGGTCCTGGCTGGAAGGGCACGGCATCACGCTGCTGCCCACGGTCGGCTGGGCCGAGCGCGGCGATCTGCGCGCCGACGGCCACGGCAACTCCGTACCCCGCTTCCACATCGCCTGGGGCACCGGCACGGGCGTCGTGGAACCCTTCGCCGCGTACGCCCTCCAGGCCGCGCGCGAGGGCCTGCTCACCTTCCACCACCGCCACCGGGTCGACGAGCTCGTCGTCCAGGACGGCGCGGCACGCGGAGTGCGGGGCGCGGTCCTCGCCGAGGACGACTCGCCCCGCGGTGTCGCCTCCAACCGCGAGGAGACCGGCGCCTTCGAACTCACCGCGCAGGCCGTGGTCCTCACCACCGGCGGCATCGGCGCCGGCCACGACCTCGTCCGCCGCTACTGGCCCGAGCGCCTCGGCACCCCGCCGTCGCGGATGGTCACCGGCGTCCCGGCGTACGTCGACGGCCGGATGCTGGACATCAGCGCCGAGGCCGGCGTACGGCTCGTCAACCGGGACCGCATGTGGCACTACACCGAGGGGCTGCGGAACTGGAACCCGATCTGGCCCGGCCACGGCATCCGCATCCTGCCCGGCCCGTCCTCGGTGTGGCTGGACGCCCTCGGCCGCCGGCTGCCCGACCCCTGCCTGCCCGGCTACGACACGCTCAGCACCCTCAAACACCTGCGCACCACCGAGGACATCGCCGGGTACGACCACTCCTGGTTCGTGCTGACCCGCAGGATCGTCGAGAAGGAGTTCGCCCTGTCGGGCTCCGAGCAGAACCCCGACATCACGGCCAAGGACCGCAAGGCGGTGCTGCGCGACCGGCTGCTCGGCAAGGGGGCACCCGGACCCGTACGGGACTTCCTGCGGCACGGCGAGGACTTCCTGATCGCCGACACCCTGGAGCAACTGGTCGAGAAGATGAACCAGTCGACCGACAAGCCCCTCCTGGACGCCGCCGAGGTGCGGCGCCGGATCGAGGCCCGCGACCTCCAGATCGCCAACCCCTACAGCAAGGACACCCAGATCCAGGGCATCCACAACGCCCGCCGCTACATCGGCGACCGCCTCGGCCGGGTGGCCGCCCCGCACCGCGTTCTGGACCCGGCGGCCGGCCCGCTGATCGCCGTCAAGCTGCACATCCTGACCCGCAAGACGCTCGGCGGCATCCAGACCGACCTGGACTCGCGCGCGCTCGGCAGCGACGGGCAGGTGATCGACGGCCTCTACGCGGCCGGCGAGGTCGCCGGCTTCGGCGGCGGCGGCGTCCACGGCTACAACGCCCTGGAGGGCACCTTCCTCGGCGGGTGCCTGTTCTCCGGGCGTGCGGCCGGGCGGGCCGCCGCACGGCAGACCGCCTGA
- a CDS encoding TetR/AcrR family transcriptional regulator — protein sequence MAVEGAERRVTRRRQRTRANLLDAAFTVFAAKGFGRVSIEEVCEAAGYSRGAFYSNFDTLDELFFALYRERAELIADQVTGALALDGPDLDVPAAVDRVTDVLLLDLDWLLVKTDFLVYAARDAAVARTLLEHRARLRRAVADRLARARTPLPAVLGDADGAAHAVVAAYDGVTTRLLLDKDVEGARAWLGQLLTALLTDGGTARASRED from the coding sequence ATGGCGGTCGAGGGTGCGGAAAGGCGCGTCACCCGGCGTCGGCAGCGGACGCGGGCCAACCTGCTCGACGCCGCCTTCACGGTGTTCGCCGCCAAGGGCTTCGGCCGGGTGTCGATCGAGGAGGTCTGCGAGGCCGCGGGCTACAGCAGGGGCGCCTTCTACTCCAACTTCGACACCCTCGACGAGCTGTTCTTCGCCCTGTACCGGGAACGGGCCGAGCTGATCGCCGACCAGGTGACCGGAGCGCTCGCCCTCGACGGCCCGGACCTCGACGTGCCCGCCGCCGTCGACCGGGTCACCGACGTGCTGCTGCTGGACCTGGACTGGCTCCTGGTCAAGACGGACTTCCTGGTGTACGCCGCCCGCGACGCGGCCGTGGCGCGGACGCTGCTGGAGCACCGCGCGCGGCTGCGCCGGGCCGTAGCCGACCGGCTCGCCCGCGCCCGCACCCCCCTGCCCGCCGTCCTCGGTGACGCCGACGGCGCCGCGCACGCGGTCGTCGCCGCGTACGACGGAGTCACCACCCGACTGCTGCTGGACAAGGACGTCGAGGGCGCCCGCGCCTGGCTCGGACAGCTGCTCACCGCGCTGCTCACCGACGGCGGCACCGCACGCGCATCACGAGAAGACTGA
- a CDS encoding saccharopine dehydrogenase family protein produces MRVLLVGAGGVGTAITRIAARRPFLESVVVADYDRGRAESAVAAVGDDGRFVAERVDASDEAAVADLLARHRCDVLLNATDPRFVMPLFRAARTAGAGYLDMAMSLSRPHPERPYEECGVRLGDEQFARAEDWEKAGALALVGMGVEPGLSDVFARYAADELFDEIEEIGVRDGANLTVDGYDFAPSFSIWTTIEECLNPPVVYEAGRGWFTTEPFSEPEVFDFPEGIGEVECVNVEHEEVLLVPRWVDARRVTFKYGLGREFIDTLKTLHLLGLDRTDPVTVPGPDGPVAVSPRDVVAACLPDPATLGERMRGKTCAGTWVRGTRDGAPREVYLYHVVDNEWSMAEYGCQAVVWQTAVNPVVALELLATGAWSGAGVLGPEAFPARPFLDLLTEYGSPWGMREQ; encoded by the coding sequence ATGCGTGTACTGCTCGTGGGCGCCGGCGGTGTGGGTACCGCCATCACCCGGATCGCCGCCCGTCGTCCGTTCCTCGAGTCGGTGGTCGTCGCGGACTACGACCGCGGGCGGGCCGAGTCCGCCGTGGCGGCCGTCGGCGACGACGGCCGGTTCGTCGCCGAGCGCGTCGACGCGAGCGACGAGGCGGCGGTGGCGGACCTGCTCGCCCGGCACCGCTGCGACGTGCTGCTGAACGCGACCGACCCGCGTTTCGTGATGCCGCTGTTCCGCGCGGCCCGCACGGCCGGCGCGGGCTACCTCGACATGGCGATGTCCCTGTCCCGGCCGCACCCGGAGCGGCCGTACGAGGAGTGCGGGGTCAGACTGGGCGACGAGCAGTTCGCGCGGGCGGAGGACTGGGAGAAGGCCGGCGCGCTCGCGCTGGTCGGCATGGGGGTGGAGCCGGGCCTGTCCGACGTGTTCGCGCGGTATGCCGCCGACGAACTCTTCGACGAGATCGAGGAGATCGGCGTCCGCGACGGCGCGAACCTGACCGTCGACGGCTACGACTTCGCGCCGTCCTTCAGCATCTGGACCACCATCGAGGAGTGCCTGAACCCGCCGGTGGTGTACGAGGCCGGGCGCGGCTGGTTCACCACCGAGCCGTTCAGCGAGCCGGAGGTGTTCGACTTCCCCGAGGGCATCGGCGAGGTCGAGTGCGTGAACGTGGAGCACGAGGAGGTGCTGCTGGTCCCGCGCTGGGTGGACGCGCGGCGGGTGACCTTCAAGTACGGTCTGGGCCGCGAGTTCATCGACACCCTCAAGACGCTGCACCTGCTGGGTCTGGACCGCACCGACCCGGTCACCGTCCCGGGCCCGGACGGGCCGGTCGCCGTCTCGCCCCGGGACGTCGTCGCCGCCTGCCTGCCCGACCCGGCGACCCTGGGCGAGCGGATGCGCGGCAAGACCTGCGCGGGCACCTGGGTACGCGGCACCCGGGACGGCGCGCCGCGCGAGGTGTACCTGTACCACGTGGTCGACAACGAGTGGTCCATGGCCGAGTACGGGTGCCAGGCGGTGGTGTGGCAGACGGCGGTCAATCCCGTGGTCGCCCTGGAACTGCTGGCCACCGGGGCCTGGTCCGGAGCGGGGGTCCTGGGCCCCGAGGCGTTCCCGGCCCGCCCCTTCCTGGACCTGCTGACGGAGTACGGCTCCCCGTGGGGCATGCGCGAGCAGTGA